One genomic window of Niveibacterium sp. SC-1 includes the following:
- the pbpG gene encoding D-alanyl-D-alanine endopeptidase, giving the protein MRTSHRGLMATCAALLFAFAALPADAATPRKSSGEAQARPASAKKASTTSKAAAHKPVRSAALVRTPQRKNVRVTHVSRPVAREFDAVGNPLLRSNAFMVQDLSSGRVLLEHNAEMAVPIASITKLMTVMVVLDAQLPLSEELTISDEDTDKLKNTSSRLIVGTTFPREMMIHLALMSSENRAAAALGHNYPGGIDAFVAAMNRKAESLGLTETRFHDSTGLNPHNVSSARDLAKMVTAASHYPLIREFSTDDEEIVQVGGRLQTFRNTNALVKAEDWEIGVSKTGFINEAGRCLVMQAWLANKPMVIVLLDSAGKFTRVADAQRIKRWMETAVAQKQLAMKAS; this is encoded by the coding sequence ATGAGAACATCCCACCGTGGCCTGATGGCCACCTGCGCAGCCCTCCTGTTTGCATTCGCGGCCTTGCCGGCCGACGCTGCGACGCCGCGCAAATCCTCCGGCGAAGCCCAGGCCCGCCCGGCATCGGCCAAGAAGGCGAGCACGACGAGCAAGGCCGCTGCGCACAAGCCGGTGCGCTCCGCCGCGCTGGTGCGCACGCCCCAGCGCAAGAACGTCCGCGTGACGCACGTGAGCCGGCCCGTCGCACGTGAATTCGATGCCGTGGGCAATCCGCTCCTGCGTTCGAACGCCTTCATGGTCCAGGACCTGAGCAGCGGTCGCGTGCTCTTGGAGCACAACGCCGAAATGGCGGTGCCGATCGCCTCGATCACCAAGCTCATGACCGTCATGGTCGTGCTGGACGCACAGTTGCCGCTGTCCGAGGAACTCACGATCTCCGATGAGGACACGGACAAGCTCAAGAACACCAGCTCGCGCCTGATCGTCGGCACGACCTTCCCGCGCGAGATGATGATCCACCTTGCGCTGATGTCGTCGGAGAACCGCGCTGCAGCAGCGCTGGGCCACAACTATCCGGGCGGTATCGACGCCTTCGTAGCGGCGATGAACCGCAAGGCGGAGTCTCTCGGGCTCACCGAAACGCGTTTCCATGACTCGACCGGCCTGAACCCGCATAACGTGTCCAGCGCCCGCGATCTGGCCAAGATGGTGACGGCGGCCTCGCACTACCCGTTGATCCGGGAGTTCTCGACCGACGACGAGGAGATCGTCCAGGTTGGCGGCCGCCTCCAGACCTTCCGCAATACCAATGCGCTGGTGAAGGCGGAGGATTGGGAAATTGGCGTCTCCAAGACCGGTTTCATCAACGAAGCAGGGCGCTGCCTGGTGATGCAGGCCTGGCTTGCCAACAAGCCGATGGTGATCGTGCTGCTCGACTCGGCCGGCAAGTTCACCCGTGTGGCCGACGCGCAGCGCATCAAGCGCTGGATGGAAACCGCGGTCGCGCAGAAGCAGCTGGCGATGAAGGCAAGCTGA
- a CDS encoding IclR family transcriptional regulator has translation MMNLLDTLAHHADPIPLKQLAQETGLHPSTAHRILASMTARGFVERVDAGVYRLGIRLLQLGNLVKSRISVRDVAVDLMRRLHQTTGESVNLGVRDGDQIVYVERTSSGRSAVRIVHIVGGRAPLHTTATGKLFLAAQPAPKVHEYARRTGLPGSTPASHTTIAALDKDLDRVRRHGIAYDLEEVEIGVRCIAAGIRDDSGTLVAGLSLSTPSERFNPDWAPLVRETADEISAAMGYHKLRE, from the coding sequence ATGATGAATCTGCTCGACACCCTTGCGCATCACGCCGATCCGATCCCGCTCAAGCAACTCGCGCAGGAAACCGGACTGCATCCCTCGACGGCCCACCGCATCCTCGCTTCGATGACGGCACGCGGCTTTGTCGAGCGTGTTGATGCCGGCGTCTATCGCTTGGGGATCCGCCTGCTGCAGCTGGGGAACCTGGTGAAGTCGCGGATCTCGGTACGCGACGTCGCGGTCGATCTGATGCGGCGCCTGCACCAGACGACCGGCGAAAGCGTGAATCTGGGCGTGCGTGACGGCGACCAGATCGTCTATGTGGAGCGCACGTCCAGCGGCCGCTCCGCGGTGCGGATCGTGCACATTGTGGGCGGCCGTGCGCCCCTGCATACGACGGCGACCGGCAAACTTTTCCTCGCGGCACAGCCGGCACCCAAGGTGCACGAGTATGCGCGGCGCACGGGCCTGCCCGGCTCCACGCCCGCGTCGCACACCACGATCGCCGCGCTCGACAAGGATCTGGATCGTGTCCGCCGGCACGGCATCGCCTACGACCTTGAAGAGGTCGAGATCGGCGTCCGCTGTATCGCTGCGGGCATCCGTGACGACAGCGGCACGCTGGTTGCAGGGCTTTCGCTATCCACGCCGAGCGAGCGTTTCAACCCGGACTGGGCGCCGCTGGTGCGCGAAACCGCGGACGAGATTTCCGCTGCAATGGGCTATCACAAGTTGCGCGAATAG